A genome region from Panthera leo isolate Ple1 chromosome A2, P.leo_Ple1_pat1.1, whole genome shotgun sequence includes the following:
- the OPN1SW gene encoding LOW QUALITY PROTEIN: short-wave-sensitive opsin 1 (The sequence of the model RefSeq protein was modified relative to this genomic sequence to represent the inferred CDS: inserted 1 base in 1 codon), translating to MSKMTGEEEFFLFKNISLVGPWDGPQYHIAPVWAFRLQAVFMGFVFFVGTPLNATVLVATLRYRKLRQPLNYILVNVSXGGFLYCVSSVSIVFITSCHAYFIFGRHVCAWEAFMGCTAGLVTGWSLAFLAFERYLVICKPFGNFRFSSKHALMVVLATWTIGIGVSIPPFFGWSRFIPEGLQCSCGPDWYTVGTKYRSEYYTWFLFIFCFIVPLSLICFSYTQLLGALRVVAAQQQESASTQKAEREVSRMVVVMVGSFCVCYTPYAAMAMYMVNNRNHGLDLRLVTIPAFFSKSACVYNPIIYCFMNKQFRACIMEMVCGKSMTDDSEMSSSQKTEVSALSSSQVGPN from the exons ATGAGTAAGATGACAGGGGAGGAGGAGTTTTTTCTGTTCAAGAACATTTCCTTGGTGGGGCCATGGGATGGGCCTCAGTACCACATTGCCCCTGTCTGGGCCTTCCGCCTCCAGGCGGTCTTCATGGGCTTTGTCTTCTTCGTAGGAACACCACTCAATGCCACGGTGCTGGTGGCCACCCTCCGCTACAGAAAGTTGCGACAGCCACTCAACTATATTCTGGTCAATGTGT CTGGGGGCTTCCTCTACTGCGTCTCCTCTGTCTCCATCGTCTTCATCACCAGCTGTCACGCATACTTCATCTTTGGCCGCCATGTTTGTGCTTGGGAGGCCTTCATGGGCTGTACGGCAG GTCTGGTGACAGGCTGGTCACTGGCCTTCCTGGCTTTTGAGCGCTACCTGGTCATCTGTAAGCCCTTCGGCAACTTCCGCTTCAGCTCCAAGCACGCGCTGATGGTGGTCCTGGCTACCTGGACCATTGGTATTGGCGTCTCCATCCCACCCTTCTTTGGCTGGAGCCG GTTCATCCCCGAGGGCCTGCAGTGCTCCTGTGGCCCTGACTGGTACACCGTGGGCACCAAATACCGCAGCGAGTACTATACCTGGTTCCTCTTCATCTTCTGCTTCATCGTGCCTCTCTCCCTCATCTGCTTCTCCTACACGCAGCTGCTGGGAGCCCTCAGAGTC GTCGCAGCCCAGCAACAGGAGTCAGCCTCAACCCAGAAGGCAGAGCGGGAGGTGAGCCgcatggtggtggtgatggtgggatCCTTTTGTGTCTGTTACACACCCTACGCTGCGATGGCCATGTACATGGTCAACAACCGTAACCATGGGCTGGACTTACGGCTTGTCACCATTCCTGCCTTCTTCTCCAAGAGTGCTTGTGTATACAACCCCATCATCTACTGCTTCATGAATAAGCAG TTCCGAGCTTGCATCATGGAGATGGTGTGTGGGAAGTCCATGACAGATGATTCTGAAATGTCCAGCTCCCAGAAAACTGAAGTTTCTGCTCTCTCTTCCAGCCAGGTTGGCCCAAACTAA